One region of Vescimonas fastidiosa genomic DNA includes:
- the buk gene encoding butyrate kinase: protein MKVLIINPGATSTKIAVFDEDNQIFKKGIDHSAQELDRFDRVIDQADFRQKAILDAVAQGGFRLTDFDAVCGRGGLYRPIPSGTYAVSDAVMRDVEQAPYGEHPSNLGAYLARRIGDMVGIPAFFVDPVCVDEMTEVAHYTGFAPFRRLCQFHALNQKSIGRKAAGLLGKKYEETNLVVCHLGGGVSVAAHEQGRVVDVFNVKDEGSMGLDRGGALPVNALINYCFSGKTKDEVKKTLGRQSGMYSYLGTTDFRVICAKVVEGDAKFTEAYRALVYQLSKDIGAMAAVLHFDVDAIVYTGGMAYEEFFCNDITKFVGKIAPVLRLPGEEEMRSLAEGALRVLHGQQQASVY, encoded by the coding sequence TTGAAGGTTCTTATCATCAACCCCGGCGCCACCTCCACCAAGATCGCCGTGTTCGACGAGGACAACCAGATCTTCAAAAAGGGCATCGACCATTCCGCCCAGGAGCTGGACCGGTTCGACCGGGTCATCGACCAGGCCGACTTCCGGCAAAAGGCCATTCTGGACGCTGTGGCCCAGGGTGGCTTCCGTCTCACGGATTTTGACGCCGTCTGCGGCCGGGGCGGGCTGTATCGGCCCATTCCCTCCGGCACCTACGCCGTCAGCGATGCGGTGATGCGGGATGTAGAGCAGGCCCCCTATGGCGAGCATCCCTCTAACCTGGGCGCTTACCTAGCCCGCCGCATCGGCGACATGGTGGGCATCCCCGCCTTTTTTGTGGACCCCGTCTGTGTGGACGAGATGACCGAGGTAGCCCACTACACGGGCTTTGCACCCTTCCGCCGCCTGTGTCAGTTCCACGCCCTGAATCAAAAGTCCATTGGCCGCAAGGCCGCCGGTCTCCTGGGCAAGAAATACGAGGAGACCAACCTGGTGGTCTGTCATCTGGGCGGCGGCGTATCCGTGGCCGCTCACGAGCAGGGGCGTGTGGTGGATGTGTTCAATGTGAAGGATGAGGGCTCCATGGGCCTGGACCGGGGCGGTGCGCTGCCGGTAAACGCCCTCATTAACTACTGCTTCAGCGGCAAGACCAAGGACGAGGTGAAAAAGACCCTGGGCCGCCAGTCCGGTATGTACTCCTACCTGGGCACCACGGATTTCCGGGTCATCTGCGCCAAGGTGGTGGAGGGCGATGCCAAATTCACCGAGGCCTACCGGGCCCTGGTCTACCAGCTCTCCAAGGACATCGGCGCCATGGCCGCCGTGCTGCACTTCGATGTGGATGCCATCGTCTACACCGGCGGCATGGCCTACGAGGAGTTCTTCTGTAACGATATAACCAAGTTCGTGGGCAAGATCGCCCCCGTCCTCCGTCTCCCCGGCGAGGAGGAAATGCGCTCCCTGGCCGAGGGTGCCCTCCGGGTCCTCCACGGTCAGCAGCAAGCCAGCGTATATTAA
- a CDS encoding arsenate reductase family protein → MNIQIFGSKKSNDSKKAERWFKERRIPYQYIDLYAKGLSLGEYRSVKAAVGFDALIDTRCDAYEDLGLPYVPPQAVDARIADCPAVFIAPIVRNGKQATVGYHPEIWQDWK, encoded by the coding sequence ATGAATATCCAAATCTTCGGCTCCAAAAAGAGCAACGACAGCAAGAAGGCCGAACGCTGGTTCAAGGAGCGGCGCATCCCATACCAGTATATCGACCTCTATGCCAAGGGTCTGTCCCTGGGAGAGTACCGCAGCGTCAAGGCGGCGGTGGGCTTCGACGCCCTCATAGACACCCGGTGCGACGCCTACGAGGACCTGGGCCTGCCATATGTGCCGCCCCAGGCGGTGGATGCCCGGATAGCCGACTGCCCGGCGGTGTTCATCGCCCCCATCGTCCGCAACGGCAAGCAGGCCACCGTGGGCTACCACCCCGAAATTTGGCAAGATTGGAAATAA
- a CDS encoding NAD-dependent protein deacylase has product MTDAILQLKKLVDESDNIVFFGGAGVSTESGIKDFRSVDGLYRQKFKYPPETILSHSFYESHTEEFYEFYRTKMLAPDAQPNAAHKKLAQWEREGKLKAVITQNIDGLHQKAGSREVLELHGSVLRNHCLRCGKFYGVEAVAESTGIPRCTCGGVIKPDVVLYEESLDEQVMEKALDYIAGADVLIIGGTSLVVYPAAGLVRYYRGNKLVVINRDATGMDSAARLCISAPIGQVLGQL; this is encoded by the coding sequence ATGACCGATGCTATTTTGCAGCTGAAGAAGCTGGTGGACGAGAGCGACAACATCGTGTTTTTCGGTGGGGCCGGAGTGAGCACGGAGTCGGGGATCAAGGACTTTCGCAGTGTGGACGGCCTGTACCGCCAGAAGTTCAAATATCCGCCGGAGACCATACTCAGCCACAGCTTTTATGAGAGCCACACGGAGGAATTTTACGAGTTTTACCGGACCAAGATGCTGGCCCCGGACGCCCAGCCCAACGCCGCCCACAAAAAGCTGGCCCAGTGGGAGCGGGAGGGAAAGCTGAAGGCCGTCATCACCCAAAACATCGACGGCCTGCACCAGAAGGCGGGCAGCCGGGAGGTGCTGGAGCTCCACGGCAGCGTCCTGCGCAACCACTGCCTCCGGTGCGGAAAATTCTACGGCGTGGAGGCTGTGGCGGAATCCACAGGCATTCCCCGGTGTACCTGCGGCGGCGTTATCAAGCCCGATGTGGTGCTCTACGAGGAGAGCCTGGACGAGCAGGTGATGGAAAAGGCGCTGGACTACATCGCCGGGGCCGATGTGCTTATTATCGGCGGCACCTCGCTGGTGGTATATCCCGCGGCGGGACTGGTGCGCTATTATAGGGGAAACAAGCTGGTGGTCATCAATCGGGATGCCACGGGGATGGACAGCGCCGCCAGGCTCTGCATCAGCGCCCCCATCGGCCAGGTGCTGGGGCAGCTCTAA
- a CDS encoding citrate synthase, whose protein sequence is MATITTSTVNDYSHLDPELKRLTQLWSENASIDKALYQKYDVKRGLRDANGRGVLASLTRISEVKGYTVDDNDTIPCEGVLYYRGYDVREIVKGVLSEKRFGFEETVYLLLFGKLPTRGQLDEFREMLNEYRHLPKNFVRDVVMKVPTSDMMNTLARSILTLYCYDDRANDTSPENVLRQCLQLTVNTPQLAIYSYLAYRSARGDGLYLHRPQPELSMAENILYLLREDKSFTELEARALDAALILHADHGSNNSTFTNHVVSSSGTDTYSVIAASLCALKGPRHGGANIKVVQMMDDLKASVDDPTNESQVREYLQNVLDKKALDGKGLIYGMGHAVYSLSDPRAEVLRTFVQSISKEKGLTEEMDIYQTVEKVATEMISQHSGRPTAVNVDFYSGFLYKMLGLPYELYTPLFAIARMAGWSAHRMEGLVESSKIIRPACKCIEKRRPYVPMNER, encoded by the coding sequence ATGGCTACTATTACTACCTCCACTGTAAACGATTACAGTCATCTCGACCCCGAGCTTAAGCGGCTGACCCAGCTTTGGAGCGAAAACGCCAGCATAGACAAGGCGCTGTATCAGAAATACGATGTCAAGCGCGGCCTGCGGGATGCCAATGGCCGTGGCGTGCTGGCCAGCCTTACCCGCATCTCCGAGGTCAAGGGCTACACCGTGGACGACAACGATACCATTCCCTGCGAGGGTGTGCTGTACTACCGCGGCTACGATGTGCGGGAGATCGTGAAGGGTGTGCTGTCTGAGAAGCGGTTTGGCTTTGAGGAGACGGTGTATCTGCTGCTGTTCGGCAAGCTCCCCACCCGGGGGCAGCTGGACGAGTTCCGGGAAATGCTCAATGAGTACCGGCACCTGCCCAAGAACTTCGTGCGGGATGTGGTGATGAAGGTGCCCACCAGTGACATGATGAACACCCTGGCCCGGAGTATTCTGACCCTGTACTGCTACGATGACCGGGCCAACGACACCAGCCCGGAGAATGTGCTGCGCCAGTGCCTGCAGCTGACGGTAAATACGCCGCAGCTTGCCATTTACAGCTACCTGGCCTACCGCAGCGCACGGGGCGACGGACTGTATCTGCACAGACCGCAGCCGGAGCTTTCCATGGCGGAGAACATTCTCTATCTGCTCCGGGAGGATAAGAGCTTCACGGAGCTGGAGGCCCGGGCCCTGGACGCCGCCCTGATCCTCCATGCCGACCACGGCAGCAACAACTCCACCTTTACCAACCATGTGGTCTCCTCCTCCGGCACCGACACATATTCCGTTATCGCAGCCTCCCTGTGCGCCCTGAAGGGGCCGCGCCACGGCGGCGCTAACATCAAGGTGGTGCAGATGATGGATGACCTGAAGGCCAGTGTGGACGATCCCACCAACGAGAGCCAGGTGCGGGAGTATCTGCAAAATGTGCTGGACAAGAAGGCCCTGGACGGCAAGGGACTCATCTACGGCATGGGCCATGCGGTGTACTCCCTGTCGGACCCCCGAGCCGAGGTGCTGCGCACCTTTGTGCAGAGCATTTCCAAGGAAAAGGGCCTGACGGAGGAGATGGACATATACCAGACGGTAGAAAAGGTGGCTACGGAGATGATTTCCCAGCACTCCGGCAGACCCACGGCGGTGAATGTGGATTTCTACAGCGGATTCCTGTATAAAATGCTGGGCCTGCCCTATGAGTTGTACACCCCTCTGTTTGCCATCGCCCGTATGGCCGGGTGGAGCGCTCACCGCATGGAGGGGCTGGTGGAGAGCAGCAAGATCATCCGCCCTGCCTGCAAGTGCATTGAAAAGCGCCGTCCCTATGTGCCTATGAACGAAAGATAA
- a CDS encoding TetR/AcrR family transcriptional regulator, whose translation MKKEPTPRQRQALEMRAKIQSAALTLFNREGFENVSVEEIAQTVGCSVGNIYHYFKSKDELAIRVTQMVDEAYTDLEQSYLASAVPGREKLLDFVGRSLEISARDEMLYKAFIHGLRYPEQAVLKKNDTRVYFRLLRELVDICQKEGSIHPSYDPDALVEDLVVLHRGTLFEWRIYQEGFDVAKQGRRMAAALLRGWQTPPAET comes from the coding sequence ATGAAAAAAGAACCCACCCCCCGCCAGCGGCAGGCGCTGGAAATGCGCGCCAAGATCCAGAGCGCCGCGCTGACCCTGTTCAACCGGGAGGGCTTTGAAAATGTATCCGTGGAGGAGATCGCCCAGACGGTGGGCTGCTCCGTGGGCAATATTTATCACTATTTCAAGAGCAAGGACGAGCTGGCCATCCGGGTCACCCAGATGGTGGACGAGGCCTACACCGACCTGGAGCAGAGCTATCTCGCCTCCGCCGTCCCCGGCCGGGAAAAGCTCCTGGACTTCGTGGGCCGCTCCCTGGAGATCAGCGCCCGGGACGAAATGCTCTATAAGGCCTTCATCCACGGCCTGCGCTACCCGGAGCAGGCGGTGCTGAAAAAGAATGATACGCGCGTATATTTCCGGCTTTTGCGGGAGCTGGTGGATATTTGTCAAAAGGAGGGGAGCATCCACCCGTCCTACGACCCGGATGCACTGGTGGAGGACCTGGTGGTGCTGCACCGGGGCACCCTCTTTGAGTGGCGCATCTATCAGGAGGGCTTCGATGTAGCGAAGCAGGGCCGCCGCATGGCCGCCGCCCTCCTCCGGGGCTGGCAGACCCCGCCCGCAGAAACCTAA
- a CDS encoding cation diffusion facilitator family transporter — MIEFLARVFIRGRESLSPSALRQAYGQLCGAVGIGLNLLLFAVKFFAGSVSGSIAITADAFNNLSDAGSSLVTLLGFRLAGRKPDPEHPFGHGRMEYISGLVVSGLILLMGVELGKSSLEKILHPEEVTSSVLVLAILAISIGVKLYMFYYNRAVGKKIHSTAMGATAMDSLSDAVSTAAVLVATLVGQFTGLMIDGWVGLLVALFILYSAYKSAQDTLSPLLGQTPDPEFVKHIQEIVLSYPEVQNVHDLIVHDYGPGRVIISLHAEVSASGNLLELHDVIDNIEHRLQKELGCVAVIHMDPIVTDDPETQRLRMAVAEKVKTIDPQLTIHDFRIVPGPTHTNLIFDTVVPYGVKLDRVQVQKRIGELVRELGEQYFAVVQIDNSYVL; from the coding sequence ATGATCGAGTTTTTAGCCCGGGTGTTTATCCGGGGACGGGAGAGCCTGTCCCCCAGTGCGCTGCGGCAGGCCTATGGGCAGCTGTGCGGCGCGGTGGGGATCGGGCTGAACCTGCTGCTGTTTGCAGTGAAGTTTTTTGCCGGGTCTGTCAGCGGGTCCATTGCCATCACCGCCGACGCCTTCAATAACTTATCCGACGCAGGCTCCTCGCTGGTGACGCTGCTGGGATTCCGCCTGGCGGGACGCAAGCCGGACCCGGAGCATCCCTTCGGACACGGGCGCATGGAGTACATATCCGGTCTGGTGGTGTCGGGGCTGATCCTGCTTATGGGCGTGGAGCTGGGGAAATCGTCCCTGGAGAAAATCCTGCATCCGGAGGAGGTGACCTCCTCTGTGCTGGTGCTGGCCATCCTGGCCATATCCATCGGTGTGAAGCTGTATATGTTCTATTATAACCGGGCGGTGGGGAAGAAGATCCACTCCACGGCTATGGGCGCCACCGCAATGGACAGCCTTTCCGACGCCGTCTCTACCGCCGCCGTGCTGGTGGCAACCCTGGTGGGGCAGTTTACGGGGCTGATGATCGACGGCTGGGTGGGCCTACTGGTGGCGCTGTTTATCCTGTACTCTGCCTACAAGTCCGCCCAGGACACCCTCTCGCCCTTGCTGGGACAGACGCCGGACCCGGAATTCGTGAAGCATATCCAGGAGATCGTGCTGTCGTACCCGGAGGTGCAGAATGTTCACGACCTGATCGTACACGACTACGGCCCGGGGCGGGTGATAATCTCCCTGCACGCGGAGGTGTCTGCCAGCGGCAACCTGCTGGAGCTTCATGATGTTATCGACAACATCGAGCACAGGCTGCAAAAGGAGCTGGGGTGTGTGGCGGTGATCCACATGGACCCCATTGTTACCGACGATCCGGAGACCCAGCGGCTGCGTATGGCTGTGGCAGAAAAGGTGAAAACCATTGACCCGCAGCTGACCATCCACGACTTTCGCATCGTACCCGGTCCTACCCACACCAACCTGATCTTTGACACGGTGGTGCCCTACGGGGTGAAGCTGGATCGGGTCCAGGTGCAAAAACGCATCGGTGAGCTGGTGCGGGAGCTGGGGGAGCAGTATTTTGCCGTGGTGCAGATCGACAACAGCTATGTACTGTGA
- the iorA gene encoding indolepyruvate ferredoxin oxidoreductase subunit alpha encodes MKHLMSGNEATARGVYEAGIKVCSAYPGTPSTEILENMPQYGEDVYCEWAPNEKVATEVAYGASVAGSRSFCTMKMVGLNVAADPLFTAGYMGVNGAYVVVTADDPSCHSSQNEQDNRHYARAAKIAMVEPSDAQESKDFVALACDISEQFDTPVLYRTTTRVCHSKGLVEFGERTEHTAPAYARNTRKYICAPANAYLNHPLVEERLKKLEEYGCTTALENGLNKVELGDGQVGVITASISYQYAKEVFPEGTSFLKLGLTYPLPMNLIRDFASKVQKLYVIEELDPFMEEQIKAAGIHCVGKELTGNMYELNTELVRERVLGVKTDFTPITEVQPAKRPPALCPGCPHRGFFYTLSKNKNYVVTGDIGCYTLGFAPPLNCMDVCICMGGGFSAGMGMAKSFEREGVTDKVVFGVMGDSTFFHSGMTGAAEIVYNKGRMIPCVLDNRITGMTGHQDNPGTGYTLMGQETNMISVEKVLSAYGFDPIFTVDPQDLAAMKKAVESAVAALQEGRQPAIVTRRPCLLIKRQKPQVGMCVVNADKCRSCKSCLKVGCPAISMENGKAFIDRTQCVGCTVCAQACPFDAIEKEEK; translated from the coding sequence ATGAAGCATCTCATGTCCGGCAACGAGGCCACCGCCCGTGGCGTCTATGAAGCCGGTATCAAGGTCTGTTCCGCTTACCCCGGAACCCCCAGCACGGAGATCCTGGAAAACATGCCCCAGTACGGCGAAGATGTCTACTGCGAGTGGGCTCCCAATGAAAAGGTGGCCACTGAGGTGGCCTACGGCGCGTCCGTGGCCGGGTCCCGCTCCTTCTGCACCATGAAGATGGTGGGCCTCAATGTAGCCGCCGACCCCCTGTTCACCGCCGGCTACATGGGCGTGAACGGGGCCTATGTGGTGGTCACCGCCGACGATCCCTCCTGCCACTCCTCCCAAAATGAGCAGGATAACCGCCACTATGCCCGCGCCGCCAAGATCGCTATGGTGGAGCCCAGCGATGCCCAGGAGAGCAAGGACTTCGTGGCCCTGGCCTGTGATATTTCCGAGCAGTTCGACACCCCCGTCCTCTACCGCACCACCACCCGGGTCTGCCACAGCAAGGGCCTGGTGGAGTTCGGTGAGCGTACGGAGCACACCGCCCCGGCCTACGCCCGCAACACCCGCAAGTACATCTGCGCCCCGGCCAATGCCTACTTAAACCATCCCCTGGTGGAGGAGCGGCTTAAAAAGCTGGAGGAATACGGCTGCACCACCGCCCTGGAAAACGGCCTCAACAAGGTCGAGCTGGGCGACGGCCAGGTGGGCGTTATCACCGCCTCCATCAGCTACCAGTACGCCAAGGAGGTGTTCCCGGAGGGGACCTCCTTCCTGAAGCTGGGCCTGACCTATCCCCTGCCTATGAATTTGATCCGGGATTTCGCCTCCAAGGTGCAGAAGCTCTATGTTATCGAGGAGCTGGACCCCTTCATGGAGGAGCAGATCAAGGCCGCCGGTATCCACTGCGTGGGCAAGGAGCTCACGGGCAATATGTATGAGCTGAATACGGAGCTGGTCCGGGAGCGCGTATTGGGCGTTAAGACCGACTTCACCCCCATTACCGAGGTCCAGCCTGCCAAGCGGCCCCCGGCCCTGTGCCCCGGCTGCCCCCATCGCGGCTTCTTCTATACCCTTTCCAAAAATAAGAATTATGTGGTCACCGGCGACATCGGCTGCTATACCCTGGGCTTTGCCCCCCCGCTGAACTGCATGGATGTGTGCATCTGCATGGGTGGCGGCTTCTCCGCCGGCATGGGCATGGCCAAGAGCTTTGAGCGGGAGGGCGTCACCGATAAGGTGGTGTTCGGTGTCATGGGCGACTCCACCTTCTTCCACTCCGGCATGACCGGTGCCGCCGAGATCGTGTATAATAAGGGTCGTATGATCCCCTGCGTCCTGGATAACCGCATCACCGGCATGACCGGCCACCAGGATAACCCCGGCACCGGCTATACCCTCATGGGTCAGGAGACCAACATGATCAGCGTGGAAAAGGTCCTCTCCGCCTATGGCTTCGATCCCATCTTCACCGTAGATCCCCAGGATCTGGCCGCCATGAAAAAGGCCGTGGAGAGTGCTGTGGCCGCTCTGCAGGAGGGCCGTCAGCCCGCCATCGTCACCCGCCGTCCGTGCCTGCTCATCAAGCGTCAAAAGCCCCAGGTGGGCATGTGCGTAGTAAACGCCGATAAGTGCCGCAGCTGCAAGAGCTGCCTCAAGGTGGGCTGCCCCGCCATCTCCATGGAAAACGGCAAGGCCTTCATCGACCGCACCCAGTGCGTCGGCTGCACTGTCTGTGCCCAGGCCTGTCCCTTTGACGCCATCGAAAAGGAGGAGAAATAA
- a CDS encoding DUF1003 domain-containing protein: protein MKENRKLLKEVLKDIRRDMSDEEVLNLLADSKISVKPETEKDKYTLGQRAADAIAKFAGSWAFIFSFTGVLILWMVVNALLASKAFDPYPFILLNLVLSCVAAIQAPLIMMSQNRQEEKDRRRAENDYKVNLKTEIMIEDLYDKVNAILAKQSELEKLLRAESKKDAERSR from the coding sequence ATGAAGGAAAACAGAAAGCTGCTGAAGGAAGTCCTCAAGGATATTCGCCGGGATATGAGCGATGAAGAGGTGCTGAATCTGCTGGCTGACAGCAAAATCTCCGTAAAGCCCGAAACGGAGAAGGATAAGTATACGCTGGGGCAGCGGGCGGCGGATGCTATTGCAAAATTTGCCGGAAGCTGGGCGTTTATCTTTTCCTTTACCGGCGTGCTGATTCTGTGGATGGTGGTGAATGCGCTGCTGGCGTCCAAGGCCTTTGACCCGTATCCGTTTATTCTGCTGAATCTGGTGCTGTCCTGCGTGGCGGCGATCCAGGCACCGCTTATCATGATGAGCCAGAATCGCCAGGAGGAGAAGGACCGGCGCAGAGCCGAAAACGATTATAAGGTCAACCTGAAAACCGAGATCATGATCGAGGATCTATATGATAAGGTGAATGCGATCCTGGCCAAGCAGTCGGAGCTGGAAAAGCTGCTGCGGGCGGAGAGTAAAAAGGATGCGGAAAGGTCCCGGTAA